The following nucleotide sequence is from Peribacillus sp. ACCC06369.
CAATTACTATAGAGTTTGTCTACAGTCTGCAACCATTCCGTTTTCGAATGGTTTTTTTGTTGAGAAAAAAGAGAAAAGCTTAAGATCATCAGATGTATTTTGCAGCAAGTTAAAAATAATTAACAATTCTTTTTCAAACCGTTTTGAGGTTTGTCCCGTTATCTATAGTACAAAGGTTTTTTTTAGAAGGGAGAGAGGAAAAACGTGAAAAAGGTCATTTTTGTTGGGTGGATATCATTGATGGCAGTCCTGTTAGGATTTTCACCGGAAATGGGTTCGAATCGGGGGCAAGCTGTCAACGACGTCGTAAAAGTATATGGACCAGGTGGACCTCTTGGACCTATTAAGGAAGTTGCGGAACAATTCACCAAAGAAACGGGGATAAAAGTTGAAGTAACAGCGGGACCCGAAGAAAAATGGATTGATCAAGCCAAACAGGATGCGGATATCATTTACGGAGGGTCGGAATATATGCTAACTGAATTTATGCATGATCATCCGGAAGTCCTTAATGAAAAAAACCGTACAGAATTGTATACACGGTCAGCTGGAATTCTGGTTAGAAAAGGAAACCCAAAGAATATACAGTCATTGGAGGATTTAACGAAGAAGGGCGTAAAGATTGTGGATGTTAATGGAGCCGGGCAACTGGGGCTATGGGAAGATTTGGCTGGAAGAAAAGGATTGATTCCTGGAATTAGCAGGAATATTGACATTTCAGTGAAATCCAGTGCAGAAGCTATTGATCTATGGAAAGCAAATTCTACATTAGACGCCTGGGTTACCTATGAATCCTGGCATTACCGTCTGGCGGATGTGACGGACCTGGTTCAACTCCCTGAGGAAGATAAGCTCTATAGAGGAACCCCAGTAAGCATAACAAGTAAGAGTGAAAACAAGAAAAAGGCAAAACAATTCATTGATTATCTTAAAACGGAAGAATCCCATCAAGTATTTCAAAAATGGGGATGGAAGTAAATTTACGAGGAGTGAGAGTATATGAAAAAGTGGATGGTATTTTCAGTTTTTATGATGGTCCTAGTTTTGGCAGCATGCGGAAATGAAGCTAATGATTCAACACAAAATGATCAAGTGGTTAGTGGAACAGCCGATGAAAAGGCAGTAACCCTAAAATTATTGGAAAGTGAAACAACAGGCGAATACTTGGCTGATTCCAAGGGAATGACACTCTATTTTTTCAAAAATGATAAATCTAAAAAAAGCAATTGCATGGGTGAATGTCTGGAAAAATGGCCGCCGTTCATGGAAAGCGATTTTGCGGTCCCTAAAGGATTTGAGAAAAAAGACTTTGGAACCATTAAAAGGGAAGATACAGGGGAAGAGCAGGTAACGTACAAAGGATATCCACTCTACTATTTCTTGAATGATAAGGTAGCGGGAGATGTCAATGGTGAAGGTGTGAAAAATGTTTGGTATATTGTAAATAATGAGACGGCTTTTCCAAAATAAGAAAAAAGGGAACGACCACTGGGGGTCGTTCCTGTTATTCGTTTTCCAAATTTACTTGGTGAGGAGTTGCAGGTGCGATTGAAAGAAAAACCTGATAAGGAATTGATGGCATTAGTAATGAAAAAGCACCGTCCTGCTCTGGAAGAACTTTATGATCGGCATATTAAATTAATCTATGGTTATATTTTTAAATTCACAAATGGAAATGCTGAAAAAACAAAAGAGATTGTGCAGTTGGTCTTTTTAAAGCTCTGGACCACAAAAAGCACTTATAATTCCG
It contains:
- a CDS encoding extracellular solute-binding protein translates to MKKVIFVGWISLMAVLLGFSPEMGSNRGQAVNDVVKVYGPGGPLGPIKEVAEQFTKETGIKVEVTAGPEEKWIDQAKQDADIIYGGSEYMLTEFMHDHPEVLNEKNRTELYTRSAGILVRKGNPKNIQSLEDLTKKGVKIVDVNGAGQLGLWEDLAGRKGLIPGISRNIDISVKSSAEAIDLWKANSTLDAWVTYESWHYRLADVTDLVQLPEEDKLYRGTPVSITSKSENKKKAKQFIDYLKTEESHQVFQKWGWK